In Spirosoma pollinicola, the genomic window GTGTACAATTTGCAAACCTTAAATACTCAATCATTAAACTAATGAGGTTATAACTGTACGTATTAGATTTTAATATATATAATACCGTTTCTTGAAATTGAAAATGACCATTGTCTATTAACTTCAAAATCAAGTGCGTCTGTTCCCTCATTGATAACGTATCAAAATCAGTTAATGACTGAGTCAATCGTTTTTCATCTTCAATTAATTTTGACTTAGCAAATTCTTTAAGAGGATGTAATGCCATTCTTTTTTTGTGATCTTTGACTTCATCAATAATTTGATGAATGACTTCTACCGCTTCAAAATATTGTCCCAAACCAATCAAACTTTTCACGTAATAAATCATCAATGCATCATATTGTTGTATGCCAGTTTTCAATAAGACAATTGTTTCTTCTCTTAATTCAAGAAATGACCCCGTCTCATATAACATACGGCATTTCATCATTGCTATTACTTCAGTGAGTTCAAATTGACGTTCATATTGCACAATATATTCATACATCAGGTCATAGTTTTGGTCTTGTTCAGCACGTTTTATATCTTTATATAACTTTTTCGAAGAGTTAGGAAACTGAATAATATCTGACACATATCTAGCTAGCTAGATCAAATGAAAAAAGTGAATTTCTTTCAAAAGATAAACTTTCTATTCTTAATAATAAGAATTTCTTTTGTTTATCGTGTAATTCTTATGAGTTTATTAAAAGAAATAAAAAGTTTACGACTATAATAAATGCTGTAGGTTTTGGTGATTTGCCTACTGATTGGGTAGAAATAGTAAATGCTAGGGAATTTGATAACAATGCTTACCCAGGAATTACTGCTGATATTGTTGCAGAATTTTCCTCTATTTTAGTTGAACTACATAAATTAACCTTTAGAGATTATTTTCATCGAAATCTTAGTTTTAAACAACTTTTTTCACATTTTGAGCTACACTTAAATAAAGAAATAAGTAAAATTATTTTAAGAGATAACACTTCTATCCATAATAGAAAATTAGCTGATTTGCTATATCTTGTAAAATGCGAATTGAGTTTACTTTAATTTCTATGTCACATAGTTATATTTTTTACAATTAATATCATCTCTAATCGAATTCGTACTTTTGGTTAAGAACCTTAAAGACGACGTTAAAATACAAAAGCCAAATTATGTACTTGACATTTTATGTACGTTGACGATCATTCATAACCGGCTTGTTACTATACATACCAACGTATGTATAGTAACAGAAGAGCCATTTTGCCTTTATCTACTATGAAGAAAGCGATTGCCTATTATCGGGTATCTACAGATCGCCAGGGCAAAAGTGGTTTAGGGTTAGAAGCTCAAGCCGAAGCTGTCAGCAATTTTGCCGAGCGCGAGGGTTATGAGGTCGTAGCTATTTTTACGGAAACCGAGAGTGGGAAGAAAAGTCAACGCCCCGAATTATTGGCCGCTCTCGCTCAGTGTCGCAAAGAACGGGCTACGTTGGTTATTGCTAAGCTGGATAGGCTGAGTCGTAACGTTGCCTTTATTTCCAATCTGATGGAAAGCCGAGTTGACTTTAAAGCAGTCGATAATCCTCACGCCAACCGGTTGATGGTTCATTTATTAGCAGCCTTTGCCGAGCATGAGCGGGAGCAGATCAGTACTCGGACCAAGGATGCATTAGCCGCAGCGAAACGGCGCGGTGTGCAACTTGGTAAGCATGGGAAAGAGATATTAAGCCAGGTGAATGCAACCGCAGCGGTAGAGTTTGCCACACGTTTACGCCCAACTATTGAACACTTACAAGCCACTGGTTTTACCACTGTTAGGGCTATTCGGGATGAACTAAATCGCCAACAGATTCCTACATACAGAGCGGGCAGCAAATGGCATATTCCGAATGTTTATGCAGTTTTAAAGCGTCTAGAGTAATATTTAAAAAAGGTGTAAACTTACACCTAAAAAAAGGTGTAAGTTTACACTAAAAAACACACCTTTATATTATATGTAACTGTATGATTTTCACCGTTGGGGGCATAAAAGGAGGTACGGGTAAAACAACGATATCAACAAATTTAGCTGTGTGGTTATCTCAGCGAGGAGCTGATGTTTTATTAGTAGATGCTGATGAGCAAGAAAGCGCAAGTGATTTTACTGCTTGGCGAGAGGAGACTAGAAAAGGCCAGTTAGGTTATACCCTTGTGCAGCTTAACGGGCCAACCGTTCGCAGACAGATAGAACAGTTACGGCCTAAGTATGATCACATTGTTATTGATACTGGAGGGCGTGACACAGCTAGCCAACGAGCTGCACTTTTTGTTTCGGATATATACTTGATTCCGTTTGCTCCCCGTAGTTACGAGATTTGGACACTCTCTAAAGTACAAGCCTTGTTAAGTGAAATTCAGGGAAGCCGATCCATCCCATTGCAGGTTTATTCCTTCTTGAACAAAGCTGATACGCGTGGAGCTGATAACAATGAAGCAACTGAGGTTTTGCGGGAAAACGAAGAACTGAACTTTGTGGATTACCCAGTGATCAACCGCAAGGCTTTTGCTACCGCAGCCAGTAAAGGGTTGTCCGTTTTTGAAATGATGCCTATCGATGAAAAAGCAGTTACCGAGGTAGAAGCATTATTTAGCCACGTTACAGGTATTAAAAAATAAATCCTATGGCAGTATCACCACCACCTAAGAAAGTGGCACCCGCTAAAGTTGACGTGCAACAGACAACTAAGGGCCAGGAAAAGAAAATAGAGGATATTATAAATCGAGGTAGTACAACTGTTGGCCAAGCTGAGCCGCAGGATCAAATCAAGAACTTCAATATCAAAATCATGTCTAGCCAGCTTACTGAGGTTGACCAGTTACGGGCCAAACGGCCACGCAAGCCGACAAGCCCTAAGTTGGGTGTTTCTCTTCAAGATTGGATAATTGAAGCGATTGAAGAGAAAATTCAGAGAGAAAAAAAGAAGTATAGTGCAGGTGAATAAATGCACCTGTTTGCCAACCTAGAAAAAGGTGTAAAAATAGGTGCGTTTATAGACATGTTATTTAAATTTTATAAAATTCGTCGTCTAGCCTTAATTGAGATTTTGTGTAATATAAGAAGAGCGTTTTTACGTCTACTTACCCTAACATGATCACCATCATTAATCATCTACGCAATAGACCTCAATATCCAACTAGGGACATTCGACACACACTTAATAACTTTAATGAGGAGATCATTAAGGAGCTTGAGCGCCGTTTACGACTGCTGAACCCTGATTTATATACGGGAACGGTCACCGTTTCTGAAGATAAAGATGGAATTTACAAGGTAGAAATTGAAAGCTCAGATGCTGACACCGCCAAGCGGATAACTAACTTATTACAGCCTTACCTTGACTCATTAACTAATTGGTCAGACCATTAGGGTAGGGCGTTGCTGAATTACCTATAGGATCTATGAATACTTCCACTGAGATGTAGCTAATTCGTTGTATGGCTCGTGGAAAGCTCTCAATCTCAGGAGAAGGAGCGTTTCAGGAGACGGACACTCACAAGTATCTAGCTTGAAGTTCGTTCTTTGGTTGACAGTTAATTGATTACAAGCAAGTGCTATTTGTCAAGTCAATACAAAGCCACTCATGATGAGAAAAATTTCTCTCCTTTTTATGGTTTTGCTTAGTTGCGGGCTTACTCCGCTCCTATGGGCACAATCCGCTTCCGAGGGGTATAAAATCACAGGCCATATTAAAGGGGTTAAAGATACGACCTGCATTCTCGCCCATTACTTCGGTTCTACCCAGTATATTCCTAAAGATACCGCCCGGGTAGATGCCAATGGCAACATGACCTTTGAAGGCAAAAAGAGCCTACCCGAAGGATTGTATATGGTTGTCGCTCCGATCAAGTACCCATACATCCAATTTTTAATGACCAATAATCAACAGTTTTCCTTCGAGACTGACACGGCCAACGTCATCTCAGCCATGAAGATAAACGGCTCAAAGGAGAACGAACTGTTTTATACTTATCAGCAGCAACTTGGCAAGTTTAATGAGCAAGCCCAGGCTATCAACGCCGAAAAAAAGCGCCATAATGATACTGCTTCGATTGCTCTAGTGAATAAAAGAATGGCGGATTTGCAGCAGAAGGCCATTGAGTACCGCACCCAGTTTAGTAAAGAAAATCCCACCTCGTTTGCTGTTAAGTTATTTAAAGCCGGTGCCGATCCAGAAATCCCACCAACTCCCAAAGCCGCTAATGGCCGCCCGGATTCGAGCTGGACCTTTACTTATTACAAAAAACACTACTGGGATGATTTCGACTTTTCGGATGAGCGGTTCATTCGGACCCAGCTATTACAAGCCAAGATTGTGCGATATATTACCGAATTAACGGTACAAATTCCTGACTCACTGATCAAAGAAGCTGACTTTCTGGTCAATAAAGCCCTAGCGGGAAAAAATAAAGAGATAA contains:
- a CDS encoding recombinase family protein, whose amino-acid sequence is MKKAIAYYRVSTDRQGKSGLGLEAQAEAVSNFAEREGYEVVAIFTETESGKKSQRPELLAALAQCRKERATLVIAKLDRLSRNVAFISNLMESRVDFKAVDNPHANRLMVHLLAAFAEHEREQISTRTKDALAAAKRRGVQLGKHGKEILSQVNATAAVEFATRLRPTIEHLQATGFTTVRAIRDELNRQQIPTYRAGSKWHIPNVYAVLKRLE
- a CDS encoding thioredoxin-like domain-containing protein — translated: MMRKISLLFMVLLSCGLTPLLWAQSASEGYKITGHIKGVKDTTCILAHYFGSTQYIPKDTARVDANGNMTFEGKKSLPEGLYMVVAPIKYPYIQFLMTNNQQFSFETDTANVISAMKINGSKENELFYTYQQQLGKFNEQAQAINAEKKRHNDTASIALVNKRMADLQQKAIEYRTQFSKENPTSFAVKLFKAGADPEIPPTPKAANGRPDSSWTFTYYKKHYWDDFDFSDERFIRTQLLQAKIVRYITELTVQIPDSLIKEADFLVNKALAGKNKEIKYYTIYYITSQYEQPKVVGTDGLFVHMFEKYYQTGVMTVSDSSTLKKIGERVASMKPNLAGKILVSPLISDTLQRPINFSAIQADYTVVYFYSPTCGHCRESAPMLQKFVDTYKGKGIEVVAIAIDQSPKEWKSFIKEFKLGKAINGYDFTHKTDYYHTYDVFTTPTVNVLDKHKRILAHRLPAAQIEDFIQFQQRQQVAKKVITTIKAKRS
- a CDS encoding AAA family ATPase, which encodes MIFTVGGIKGGTGKTTISTNLAVWLSQRGADVLLVDADEQESASDFTAWREETRKGQLGYTLVQLNGPTVRRQIEQLRPKYDHIVIDTGGRDTASQRAALFVSDIYLIPFAPRSYEIWTLSKVQALLSEIQGSRSIPLQVYSFLNKADTRGADNNEATEVLRENEELNFVDYPVINRKAFATAASKGLSVFEMMPIDEKAVTEVEALFSHVTGIKK